A part of Chloroflexota bacterium genomic DNA contains:
- a CDS encoding ribonucleoside reductase class II, producing the protein MQQQKAKQKGNNNGNGNGKPPLGEVKLADNARVVLEKRYLRRGPDGKPAETIEGMFWRVAHNIALAERESGGSETDVENEFYDLLTSLRFFPNSPTFTGAGTPLGQLAACFVLKIEDDMGRSESGIFQTLRDAALIQQTGGGNGFSFSRLRPKKSLVKSSAGEATGPVGFLRVYDNAFAEIAQGGTRRGANMSVLRVDHPDIEEFITCKIDENAITNFNISVGITDAFMEAVKRDADWELRFPDVHSPEYHGFQGTLPQAEKAGVPIKTYRRMRARDLFAKILEHAHHNGEPGVLFLDAANRENPVPHLYELEATNPCVTGETLIYTDGGLRRADELAVAGKPVRVVADGRFGRETLLAASPVFPTGVKDVYRLITREGYELRLTAEHQVMTSRGWEAASELQPGDRVHILNRRGGFGNEGSLETGRVLGWLVGDGTVNAIRAVLSFFGDEKRELAPMFAEAVNSLVEDRGLRARAYPVGVIEVKGRAEARVSSERLQAWAAEYGLLEDKLIVPAGVLAGSEEMQRGFLQALFTADGQVNDGGEKGCSVRLSSSHLPLLKDVQRLLLNFGIASHIYENRRPGGYRPMPDGRGGTKEYFHQPQHDLAISKTNLIRFADELGFLTEAKQGKLADYLSRMMRGPYRETFLATVKAVEPDGRETVYDLQQPDTHSFIANGLVVHNCGEQFLGPFENCCLGSINLAQHFGPDGTVDWEKLRQSTVLSTRFLDDVVSANAYVPAVPQLKVAAYKARRIGLGIMGLGDLMYHCGIRYGSEEAQEFAAQVMEFVRYHCMLTSVELAEARGPFEAIEGSLYDPKNLKWSPPLPLAPYQHNYGRPVVDWNAIVTGIKKHGLRNACQTTIAPTGTIATVAGCESYGCEPAFALAYIRHVNDKGRDLKLTYTSPMFEKALIEAGVDDATRLKIVEQVLASGSCQNIPEVPDRIRHTFVVSQDITAEEHVRMQAALQRFVDNSISKTCNFPEGATEDDVAEAYLLAWETGCKGLTVYVTGSRQKVVLETHATAKAKEEAATPATVTATPVAQPLPIFHESKKPRPQVLHGETFKITSPMGKSYVTINRNGGQEPFEVFINTGKAGSEIFAVSEAIGRLISYNLRLASSVPPRERLAEISRQLGGIGGSRAMGFGPNRVLSLPDAVGRALSDYLSLETESLEPMPDSNGNGHSEHAEAPAPGQMALKIGDLCPSCGEAAMVNEEGCRKCYACGHSEC; encoded by the coding sequence ATGCAACAACAGAAAGCGAAACAAAAGGGGAATAACAACGGCAATGGCAATGGCAAGCCGCCATTGGGGGAAGTGAAGCTGGCCGACAATGCGCGGGTGGTGCTGGAGAAGCGTTATCTCCGGCGCGGCCCGGACGGCAAACCTGCCGAAACGATTGAAGGGATGTTCTGGCGAGTGGCGCACAACATTGCTTTGGCCGAGCGCGAGTCGGGCGGCTCGGAGACGGATGTTGAGAATGAGTTTTACGATCTGCTGACCTCACTGCGCTTCTTTCCTAACTCGCCCACGTTTACTGGCGCGGGCACGCCGCTGGGCCAACTGGCCGCCTGCTTTGTGCTCAAAATCGAAGACGACATGGGCCGCTCCGAGTCCGGCATCTTCCAGACCTTGCGCGACGCGGCGCTGATTCAGCAGACTGGCGGCGGCAACGGCTTCTCCTTCTCTCGCCTGCGCCCGAAGAAATCGCTGGTCAAGTCCTCGGCGGGCGAGGCTACCGGGCCGGTGGGTTTTCTGCGCGTGTACGACAATGCCTTTGCGGAGATCGCTCAAGGTGGCACAAGAAGGGGCGCCAATATGAGTGTGTTGCGGGTCGATCACCCCGATATCGAAGAGTTCATCACTTGCAAGATTGACGAGAACGCCATCACCAACTTCAACATCTCGGTCGGCATTACCGACGCTTTTATGGAGGCGGTAAAGCGCGACGCCGACTGGGAACTGCGTTTCCCGGACGTTCACTCGCCCGAATATCACGGCTTTCAGGGTACGTTGCCTCAGGCCGAGAAAGCCGGCGTCCCGATCAAAACTTACAGGCGCATGCGCGCCCGCGATTTGTTTGCGAAAATCCTTGAGCACGCGCACCACAACGGCGAACCCGGCGTGCTGTTTTTGGATGCCGCCAACCGCGAAAATCCTGTGCCGCATTTGTACGAGTTGGAGGCAACGAATCCGTGCGTCACTGGCGAGACGTTGATCTACACCGACGGCGGCTTGAGACGCGCCGACGAACTGGCGGTGGCGGGGAAACCCGTTCGCGTCGTCGCCGATGGCCGTTTTGGGAGGGAGACGTTGTTGGCGGCTTCACCTGTGTTTCCAACAGGCGTCAAAGACGTGTATCGCCTGATCACGCGTGAGGGATACGAACTGCGCCTTACCGCCGAGCATCAGGTGATGACATCGCGCGGCTGGGAAGCCGCCTCTGAACTCCAACCCGGCGACCGTGTTCACATCCTTAATCGTCGCGGCGGCTTCGGCAACGAAGGTTCTCTGGAAACCGGGCGGGTGTTGGGCTGGCTGGTCGGCGATGGCACTGTCAACGCCATTCGCGCTGTGCTGTCCTTCTTCGGCGACGAGAAACGCGAACTGGCGCCGATGTTTGCAGAGGCGGTCAACTCGCTTGTAGAAGATCGCGGCCTGCGCGCTCGCGCTTATCCTGTGGGCGTCATCGAAGTGAAGGGACGCGCCGAGGCTCGCGTTTCATCCGAACGCTTGCAGGCATGGGCGGCTGAATATGGTCTATTGGAAGATAAATTGATCGTTCCGGCAGGCGTGTTGGCCGGTAGTGAAGAAATGCAACGCGGCTTCTTACAGGCTCTATTCACTGCCGATGGACAGGTGAACGACGGCGGCGAGAAGGGGTGTTCGGTGCGGTTGAGTTCCAGTCATCTGCCTTTGCTGAAAGATGTTCAGCGACTGCTATTGAACTTTGGTATTGCCAGCCACATTTACGAAAATCGGCGGCCCGGCGGCTACCGCCCCATGCCTGACGGACGCGGCGGCACAAAAGAATACTTCCATCAGCCGCAACATGATCTGGCAATCAGCAAGACCAACTTGATCCGCTTTGCCGATGAGCTGGGTTTCCTGACCGAAGCGAAACAGGGCAAACTGGCCGATTACTTGAGCCGCATGATGCGCGGGCCATACAGGGAAACGTTTTTGGCGACGGTGAAAGCCGTTGAGCCGGATGGCCGGGAAACCGTTTACGATCTGCAACAACCCGACACGCATTCATTCATAGCGAACGGCCTGGTCGTTCATAATTGTGGTGAGCAGTTTTTAGGTCCCTTCGAAAACTGCTGTCTCGGCTCGATCAACCTCGCCCAGCACTTCGGCCCCGACGGAACTGTGGACTGGGAGAAACTGCGCCAGAGCACGGTGCTGTCTACCCGCTTCCTCGACGACGTGGTGTCGGCCAACGCCTACGTGCCCGCCGTGCCGCAACTAAAAGTGGCGGCTTACAAAGCGCGCCGCATCGGCCTGGGCATCATGGGCCTGGGCGACCTGATGTATCACTGCGGCATCCGCTACGGCTCCGAGGAGGCGCAGGAGTTTGCGGCCCAGGTGATGGAGTTCGTCCGTTATCACTGCATGCTCACCAGCGTCGAACTGGCCGAGGCGCGCGGCCCGTTTGAGGCGATTGAAGGCAGTCTCTATGATCCGAAGAACCTCAAGTGGTCGCCGCCTTTACCGCTCGCCCCGTATCAACACAATTATGGCCGCCCCGTTGTTGACTGGAACGCCATTGTGACCGGGATCAAGAAGCACGGTCTGCGCAACGCCTGTCAGACGACGATTGCCCCGACCGGAACCATTGCCACCGTGGCTGGATGCGAATCTTACGGCTGTGAACCGGCGTTTGCCCTGGCTTACATCCGACATGTTAACGACAAAGGGCGTGACCTGAAGCTCACTTACACCAGCCCGATGTTCGAGAAGGCTTTGATCGAAGCCGGGGTTGACGACGCGACTCGCTTGAAGATCGTGGAGCAGGTTCTGGCAAGCGGCTCGTGCCAGAATATTCCCGAAGTGCCTGATCGCATTCGGCATACCTTCGTCGTCTCGCAAGACATCACCGCCGAAGAGCACGTGCGCATGCAAGCGGCCCTGCAACGCTTCGTTGACAACTCGATCTCCAAGACCTGCAACTTCCCCGAAGGCGCGACCGAAGACGACGTGGCCGAAGCTTACTTGCTGGCCTGGGAGACGGGTTGCAAAGGCCTCACCGTTTACGTCACCGGCTCGCGGCAAAAAGTGGTGCTGGAGACGCATGCGACGGCTAAGGCCAAGGAAGAGGCGGCAACCCCGGCGACAGTGACGGCCACACCGGTCGCCCAACCTCTGCCCATCTTCCACGAGAGCAAGAAGCCGCGTCCGCAAGTCCTGCATGGCGAGACGTTCAAGATCACGTCGCCGATGGGCAAATCGTATGTGACCATCAACCGCAACGGCGGCCAGGAACCGTTTGAGGTCTTTATCAACACCGGCAAGGCCGGGAGCGAGATTTTCGCCGTCTCGGAAGCGATTGGCCGTTTGATTTCGTACAACCTGCGGCTGGCCTCGTCCGTGCCGCCGCGCGAGCGGCTGGCCGAAATCTCTCGTCAGTTGGGCGGCATTGGCGGGAGCAGGGCGATGGGCTTTGGCCCCAACCGCGTGCTGTCACTGCCCGACGCGGTAGGCCGAGCCTTGAGCGATTACCTCAGTCTGGAAACCGAGTCACTGGAGCCGATGCCTGACTCAAACGGCAACGGACATAGCGAGCATGCCGAAGCGCCCGCACCCGGACAAATGGCGCTGAAGATTGGCGACCTGTGCCCCTCGTGCGGCGAGGCGGCGATGGTAAACGAAGAGGGTTGCCGCAAGTGTTACGCTTGCGGACATAGCGAGTGTTGA
- a CDS encoding leucyl/phenylalanyl-tRNA--protein transferase gives MNLSPTLLVIAYSQGLFPMSNRAGGVDWFDPDPRAILPLDDSFRISRSLARTLRRNPFEIKVDTAFREVMSACAQPAPSREATWISDEFVEAYSQLNRAGLAHSVEAWLGGELVGGLYGVSLGGLFAGESMFSRVRDASKVALVHLTWRLRAGGFVLHDTQFATPHLQTFGVTLIPREEYKARLAEALKVRATF, from the coding sequence ATGAACCTCTCGCCCACCCTGCTCGTTATCGCCTACAGCCAGGGCCTCTTTCCAATGTCCAACCGGGCGGGCGGCGTTGACTGGTTTGATCCTGATCCGCGCGCAATTTTGCCTCTCGATGACTCATTTCGTATCTCGCGTTCGCTGGCGCGGACGCTCAGACGCAACCCATTTGAGATCAAGGTGGATACCGCCTTTCGCGAAGTGATGTCCGCCTGCGCCCAACCCGCCCCGAGCCGCGAAGCGACCTGGATCAGCGATGAGTTCGTCGAAGCCTATTCACAACTGAATCGAGCCGGCCTGGCTCACAGTGTTGAGGCCTGGTTGGGTGGCGAACTGGTTGGCGGGTTGTACGGCGTGAGTTTGGGCGGGCTGTTTGCCGGCGAGAGCATGTTCAGCCGAGTGAGGGACGCCAGCAAGGTGGCGCTTGTTCATCTCACGTGGCGTTTGCGAGCCGGGGGCTTTGTCCTGCACGACACCCAGTTTGCCACGCCGCATCTGCAAACTTTTGGCGTGACCTTGATTCCGCGCGAAGAGTACAAGGCGCGGCTGGCGGAGGCGTTGAAGGTGAGAGCGACGTTTTAA
- a CDS encoding PQQ-dependent sugar dehydrogenase translates to MKSLISNLLISILFLTACSGATATPTQPSDPTTTLSLTTAPVEEVGEAIYKVETFANFVAFPVAMEFAPDGRLFIAEKNGTVRVITADGKVSDPILTLTNIDASGERGLLGLALDPNFAENGYLWVFYTRGDALVNRVSRFTVKDDKAADEQVSFEFKIAFETSTILNGGGLHFGPDGMLYISAGSTNNVFASNEPDSPQGKLHRVDPTTFPAAPAPGNPEPDSTIFARGLRNMFDFTFNPANGWLYGTENGGDCDDEINLIAPGGDYGWHTDGLCEDNALPADYPYQKPLLYFTPTIGPTGIMFYDGETFPEWKGNMIFCSWHVGKMIRLELAEDGYHLHKSERIETGFDKQCLIDLVQGPDGNIYYSDITTIYRVVRAR, encoded by the coding sequence ATGAAATCTCTAATCTCTAATCTCCTGATCTCCATTCTCTTCCTCACCGCCTGCTCCGGGGCAACCGCCACCCCAACCCAACCATCAGACCCCACTACCACCCTCTCTCTCACCACTGCCCCTGTCGAGGAAGTCGGCGAGGCCATTTACAAAGTTGAGACATTTGCCAATTTCGTCGCCTTCCCGGTAGCTATGGAGTTCGCACCCGATGGCCGCCTGTTCATCGCCGAGAAGAACGGCACAGTGCGCGTCATCACAGCCGACGGCAAAGTGTCCGACCCGATCTTAACTCTCACCAACATTGACGCCAGCGGCGAGCGCGGCCTGTTGGGTTTGGCCCTCGACCCGAACTTTGCCGAGAATGGCTACCTGTGGGTGTTCTACACGCGCGGCGACGCGCTCGTCAATCGCGTTTCGCGCTTCACCGTGAAAGACGACAAGGCGGCTGACGAGCAAGTGTCGTTTGAGTTCAAGATTGCATTTGAAACGTCCACCATCCTCAACGGCGGCGGCCTGCACTTCGGGCCGGATGGCATGTTGTACATCTCCGCCGGTTCGACCAACAACGTGTTCGCTTCCAACGAACCGGACTCGCCGCAGGGCAAACTGCATCGGGTTGACCCGACGACGTTCCCCGCCGCCCCTGCCCCCGGCAACCCTGAGCCGGACAGCACCATCTTCGCCCGCGGCCTGCGCAACATGTTCGACTTCACCTTCAACCCGGCCAACGGCTGGCTGTACGGAACCGAGAATGGCGGCGACTGCGACGACGAGATCAACCTGATCGCGCCGGGCGGCGACTACGGCTGGCACACTGACGGCCTCTGCGAAGACAACGCCCTGCCTGCCGACTATCCGTATCAAAAGCCCCTGCTCTACTTCACCCCCACCATCGGCCCGACCGGCATTATGTTTTACGACGGCGAGACCTTCCCGGAGTGGAAGGGCAACATGATCTTCTGCTCATGGCACGTGGGTAAAATGATCCGCCTTGAATTGGCCGAAGACGGCTATCACCTGCACAAGTCGGAGCGCATCGAGACCGGCTTTGACAAACAATGCCTGATCGATCTCGTGCAGGGGCCGGATGGAAATATCTACTACTCCGACATCACGACGATTTATCGGGTGGTGCGGGCCAGGTAA
- a CDS encoding protein kinase, with translation MSNEESFSRFVRERRRALDLTQEELARRVGCAAITIRKIEADDLRPSVQIAERLAMALAIPLDDRAEFVRRARTAHPEPAEIPTPAPALEEIGQEDLTGRAIRGYALADRIGSGGMGAVYRAIQPNVEREVAIKIILPAYANHPDFIRRFEAEAQLVARLEHPHIVPLYDYWREPGVAYLVMRLLRGGNIQALIQNGPLPLETAYHLLEQICSALNAAHRIGVIHRDLKPANVLLDEDSNVYLADFGIAKNLGNPNLEAHTQVDVVMGSPQYMSPEQIRSLSVRPQTDIYCLGVMLYEMLTGSLPFTGPTPFDLIQQHINAPMPPLAARRAGLPAALDEVIGRATAKNPQDRYQDVSSLLDDFRRALEGSPTARPVFIPAPDEEAETELVNPYKGLRAFNEADSEDFFGRESLIQQLLARLGEGGDLSRFLAVVGPSGSGKSSVVKAGLLPILRRGGLPGSENWFIVDFMPGPHPFEELEAALLRVAVNPPPSLLAQLRDGNRGLLRAVNRILPADESVELVLVLDQFEEVFTLITDEKERALLLTNLVTAVLDERSRMRLVITLRADFTDRPLRYVDFGELVQRRSEFVMALTPDELERAILGPAKRVGLRLEAGLTSAMIREVGDQPGALPLLQYALTELFEKREGRALTKKAYADLGGVTGALGKRTEAVYAGLNEAEQSIARQLFLRLVTVGEGVEDTRRRVLKAELEQLQSSNFKLPIGNVLDSFGAHRLLSFDRDPITRGPTVEVAHEALLREWPRLREWLNESRADVRLQRQLAAAATEWQAANRDSSFLLTGAKLEQFEGWAANTSIALTHDERAFLDASIAERGQREAVEGERQRRELEAARKLAETERRAAQRLRQRAVFLTVALIVAGVLAVAAVVFGQQATQNAQRAEQQARLASSREWAAAAVSNVGVDPDRSILLALQAVSVTYSVDKTWTGEAEEALHRAVSAAQPHLALRGHSSGVSDVAFSPDGTRLATASLDGTAKIWDATTGQELFTLPQGGHAGASGGHGDHGGEAAGAPGGELYSVAFNPAERGTRLATAGQDGTVTVWDISTAPGEALLTLGEAAQAPPISAIAFSPDGTRLAAASTDGTVRVWDLATERVLLTLSIQLAQPPDYTIVPHDVAFSPDGTRLATVGPDNTARVWDAVTGEELLTLAGHNSVILDLAFSPDGQRLATASFDATAKVWDAGTGDEVLTLSGHTARLEGVVFSPDGMRLATVSEDGTAKVWDASVGQELFTLAGHASAVKAVAFSPDGARIATASTDETARVWEAAPSRELFTLVGHTNEVYGVAFNPDGTRLATSSADRTAKVWDAASGQLLFTLYADLVEGIAFNRDGTRIATGGWDGTAKIWDATSGQLLLTLSGHSAAVGQVEFSPDGTRLATTSADKTARLWDVTTGQELLTLSGHAGGLHCLAFSPDGTRLLTGGDDDVAIVWDLTTGQELFRLPIQTSFLTDAAYSPDGTRLLTADTGETAKVWDAATGQLLMELSGHAGGVWGVAFNPDGTRLATTSADKTAKVWDAVSGQELLTLYGHAGTVYLPAFSPDGMRLVTTSADRTARVYVLPIEDLIALAQSRVTRSLTAEECQQYLHVEVCPAP, from the coding sequence ATGAGCAACGAAGAGTCCTTTAGCCGCTTTGTCCGCGAGCGCCGCCGCGCCCTTGACCTGACGCAAGAGGAATTGGCCCGGCGGGTGGGATGCGCCGCCATCACCATCCGCAAAATCGAGGCAGACGACCTGCGACCTTCCGTCCAGATCGCGGAAAGGTTGGCAATGGCGCTGGCGATCCCGCTGGACGACCGGGCCGAGTTTGTCCGCCGAGCCAGAACCGCCCACCCTGAACCCGCCGAAATCCCTACCCCGGCTCCGGCGCTTGAAGAGATTGGCCAGGAAGATTTAACCGGGCGGGCTATTCGCGGCTACGCGCTGGCTGATCGAATTGGCAGTGGCGGCATGGGGGCAGTCTATCGCGCCATTCAGCCCAACGTCGAGCGCGAAGTTGCAATCAAAATCATCCTCCCCGCTTACGCCAATCATCCCGACTTCATCCGCCGCTTCGAAGCCGAGGCCCAACTCGTCGCCCGCCTCGAACACCCGCACATCGTTCCCCTCTACGACTACTGGCGCGAGCCGGGCGTGGCCTATCTGGTGATGCGCCTTTTGCGTGGGGGCAACATACAGGCGCTCATACAGAACGGGCCGCTTCCGTTGGAGACCGCCTACCACCTGTTGGAACAAATTTGCTCGGCCCTGAACGCCGCTCATCGCATCGGCGTCATTCATCGCGACCTCAAACCGGCGAATGTGTTGCTGGACGAAGACAGCAACGTCTATCTTGCCGATTTCGGCATCGCTAAAAATCTCGGCAACCCTAATCTCGAAGCGCATACGCAGGTGGACGTAGTGATGGGGTCGCCTCAGTACATGTCGCCCGAACAGATCCGGTCGCTCTCGGTCAGACCGCAGACGGACATCTATTGCCTCGGCGTCATGCTCTATGAGATGCTGACCGGCTCATTGCCATTCACCGGGCCGACCCCGTTTGACCTGATCCAACAACACATTAATGCTCCCATGCCGCCGTTAGCCGCCCGCCGCGCAGGATTGCCGGCCGCGCTGGACGAGGTGATTGGCCGGGCCACGGCCAAAAATCCACAAGACCGCTACCAAGATGTGTCGAGCCTGCTTGACGATTTCCGTCGCGCCCTGGAAGGCAGTCCAACAGCGCGGCCCGTCTTCATTCCAGCGCCGGACGAAGAGGCTGAGACTGAACTCGTCAATCCCTACAAAGGCTTGCGCGCGTTCAATGAGGCTGATTCAGAAGATTTCTTCGGGCGCGAGAGTCTGATTCAACAACTGCTGGCGCGATTGGGCGAAGGTGGCGACCTGTCGCGCTTCCTGGCCGTCGTCGGGCCAAGTGGCAGTGGCAAGTCATCGGTTGTGAAGGCGGGGCTGCTCCCGATCCTCCGGCGTGGCGGCCTGCCCGGATCCGAAAATTGGTTCATCGTGGATTTCATGCCGGGGCCGCACCCCTTTGAGGAACTGGAAGCCGCTTTACTGCGGGTGGCCGTCAACCCGCCGCCGAGTCTGCTGGCGCAATTGCGGGACGGCAATCGTGGCCTTCTGCGCGCGGTCAACCGCATTCTGCCCGCCGACGAGTCGGTCGAACTTGTGTTAGTGCTCGATCAGTTTGAGGAAGTGTTCACGTTGATCACAGATGAAAAAGAAAGGGCTTTGCTATTGACCAATCTGGTAACAGCCGTTCTCGACGAGCGCAGTCGAATGCGTCTAGTGATCACCCTGCGCGCCGACTTCACCGACCGGCCATTGCGCTACGTGGACTTCGGCGAACTCGTCCAGCGGCGATCCGAATTCGTCATGGCCCTCACCCCCGATGAATTGGAGCGCGCTATCCTCGGCCCGGCCAAACGAGTCGGCTTGCGCTTGGAAGCCGGGTTAACCTCGGCTATGATCCGTGAAGTCGGCGATCAACCCGGCGCACTGCCGTTGTTGCAATACGCCCTCACCGAACTGTTCGAGAAACGCGAAGGCCGCGCCCTCACCAAGAAAGCCTACGCCGATCTCGGCGGCGTGACCGGGGCGTTGGGCAAACGCACCGAGGCCGTGTATGCGGGATTGAACGAAGCCGAACAATCTATCGCGCGCCAGTTATTCTTGCGTTTGGTCACAGTGGGCGAAGGGGTGGAAGACACGCGAAGGCGAGTGTTGAAGGCAGAATTGGAACAACTTCAAAGTTCAAATTTCAAGCTCCCAATCGGCAATGTCCTCGATTCCTTCGGCGCACATCGCCTCCTCTCCTTCGACCGCGACCCGATCACGCGTGGCCCCACCGTCGAAGTGGCGCATGAGGCGTTGTTGCGCGAGTGGCCGCGTCTGCGCGAGTGGCTGAACGAGTCGCGCGCCGACGTGCGTCTGCAACGCCAACTCGCCGCCGCCGCCACTGAATGGCAGGCCGCGAACCGCGACTCGAGTTTCCTGTTGACCGGCGCGAAGTTGGAGCAGTTCGAGGGCTGGGCGGCAAATACCTCGATTGCACTGACGCACGACGAGCGTGCATTTCTCGATGCCAGCATTGCAGAGCGTGGCCAGCGCGAAGCCGTAGAGGGCGAGCGACAACGGCGTGAACTGGAGGCCGCCCGAAAATTGGCCGAGACCGAGAGGCGAGCCGCTCAACGATTGCGGCAGAGGGCTGTGTTCCTGACCGTTGCCTTGATCGTCGCTGGCGTCTTGGCAGTCGCCGCCGTGGTGTTCGGTCAGCAGGCGACTCAAAACGCACAGCGTGCCGAACAGCAGGCCCGCCTCGCCTCCTCGCGCGAATGGGCCGCCGCCGCTGTCAGCAACGTAGGTGTGGACCCGGACCGAAGCATTTTGCTGGCCCTGCAAGCCGTGTCGGTGACCTACTCGGTGGATAAAACGTGGACAGGGGAAGCCGAAGAAGCGCTCCACCGGGCCGTCTCGGCGGCGCAACCCCACCTCGCCCTGCGCGGCCACAGCAGTGGGGTGAGCGACGTCGCCTTCAGCCCCGACGGGACACGCCTGGCGACGGCCAGTCTGGACGGGACGGCGAAAATATGGGATGCGACGACGGGCCAGGAGTTGTTCACCCTCCCCCAAGGAGGCCACGCAGGCGCGTCCGGCGGCCATGGCGATCACGGCGGCGAGGCGGCTGGCGCGCCCGGCGGCGAACTTTACAGCGTCGCCTTCAACCCCGCAGAGCGTGGGACGCGCCTGGCCACGGCCGGCCAGGATGGAACGGTGACCGTGTGGGACATTTCGACTGCGCCCGGCGAAGCGTTGCTCACCCTGGGCGAAGCGGCGCAGGCCCCGCCTATTTCGGCGATTGCCTTTAGCCCGGACGGGACCCGCCTGGCCGCCGCTAGCACCGATGGGACGGTGCGAGTTTGGGATCTGGCGACGGAGAGGGTCTTGCTCACCCTCTCCATCCAGCTCGCTCAACCGCCTGATTACACTATTGTTCCGCACGATGTCGCCTTCAGTCCCGATGGGACACGCCTGGCGACAGTTGGCCCTGACAACACGGCCAGGGTATGGGATGCCGTGACGGGGGAGGAATTGCTTACCCTGGCCGGTCACAATAGCGTGATCCTTGACCTCGCTTTCAGCCCGGATGGGCAACGCCTGGCCACGGCCAGTTTCGATGCGACGGCGAAAGTGTGGGATGCCGGGACGGGTGATGAGGTGTTGACTTTATCCGGCCATACCGCTCGACTCGAAGGCGTGGTCTTCAGCCCGGACGGGATGCGCCTGGCCACCGTCAGCGAAGATGGAACGGCGAAAGTTTGGGATGCCTCTGTGGGCCAGGAATTGTTCACCCTTGCCGGCCACGCTAGTGCAGTCAAGGCCGTCGCCTTCAGCCCGGATGGGGCACGCATTGCCACGGCTAGCACCGACGAAACCGCAAGGGTGTGGGAGGCCGCGCCCAGCCGGGAGTTGTTCACCCTGGTCGGCCACACCAATGAGGTCTATGGGGTGGCCTTCAATCCTGATGGGACGCGCCTGGCCACCTCCAGTGCGGATAGGACGGCGAAAGTGTGGGACGCGGCTTCCGGCCAGTTGTTGTTCACCCTGTACGCCGACTTGGTCGAGGGAATTGCCTTCAATCGGGATGGCACGCGCATCGCCACGGGCGGTTGGGATGGAACGGCGAAGATATGGGATGCAACTTCTGGCCAGTTGTTGCTCACCCTGAGCGGCCATAGTGCGGCCGTCGGTCAGGTCGAGTTCAGCCCGGACGGGACGCGCCTGGCTACCACCAGCGCGGATAAGACGGCCAGGCTGTGGGATGTAACGACGGGTCAGGAGTTGCTCACTTTATCCGGGCACGCGGGTGGGCTGCATTGCCTCGCCTTCAGCCCGGATGGGACGCGCCTGCTCACGGGCGGGGATGACGATGTGGCCATCGTCTGGGACCTCACCACCGGCCAGGAGCTGTTCAGGCTGCCCATCCAGACCAGTTTCCTCACCGACGCCGCCTACAGCCCGGATGGCACGCGTCTGCTCACGGCTGATACGGGCGAGACCGCAAAAGTGTGGGATGCTGCGACCGGCCAGCTGCTCATGGAGCTGTCCGGCCACGCCGGAGGAGTTTGGGGCGTGGCCTTCAACCCGGATGGGACGCGGCTGGCTACCACCAGCGCAGATAAGACCGCGAAAGTCTGGGACGCCGTGAGCGGGCAGGAGTTGCTCACCTTATACGGTCACGCCGGTACAGTTTATCTACCCGCCTTTAGCCCGGATGGGATGCGCCTGGTCACCACCAGTGCGGATAGGACGGCGCGCGTCTACGTGCTACCCATAGAAGACTTAATCGCGCTCGCTCAATCGCGCGTCACGCGGTCGCTCACGGCGGAGGAGTGCCAGCAGTATTTGCATGTAGAGGTGTGTCCGGCCCCGTGA